The genomic segment TATTGATTTTATAAGAACAGTGCAACTAAAGAGCGAAAAGAGGGTGAAGATTGTGTGTATTGAGTCATTTCTTCACCCAAATCGTTGTGCTTCAGCGACTATGGCGCTGGTTGGTGTGCCTGAGCATCAAGCCACGCTATTAAAGCGTCCAGCGCGCCCGGCGCAAAGTCGTCTTCGGTGAGGTACAAAGCGGCCCTTACTGGCAGGTCAGTTTTTAGCAGGCTATGAGAGGCATTGCTGATGACCTTTTGTGTGAGCTTGTCTGGTGCACCTATGGTGCTGGCAAATATCTGTTGGCTGTGATCAACATCAACCCGGGTGTCGGAATCGCCAAACAGGGCGAGCAGTGGGAAATGGATCTGAGAAAAACCCAAGCTGACATCTGAGTCTATATTGGTCCGGACAAAGTTGAAGCGGGCTTCGTCTTCCAAAGGAGTGCCCATAAAAGGATGCAAATGCAGATCACTGCCTTGATAAGTGTCATACCCGGATTTTATCAGCTGGTACTCTATTTCATTTAATTCTGAAATTTCCGGCCACACCGAGTGGTCATCGGCATGGATCTTTTGTTCATCTATCAGGCGCAACCACATCGTATATTTGCTCTGCTCTCGCCAGTTTGCCGCGCCTCCCACTAAAGCTGCAAATTCAATCTCAGGTTCACTGTGCAGTTCGGCCAGTACCCAGCTTGCCTGGCTAAAACCAACCACGCCAATTGGATTATCCGGGTAACCATTGTCGCGCAAGTAGCGAATTGCGCTACGTACTTCCTCTGCGCGTTGAGGCATGGTTTGAGCCAGCCAGTTTCCGGTTGACTCGCCAATTCCGGGTTTACTCCACGACATGGTGGCATATCGTTTGCGGGTTAAAGTGTTGATAACAGGGTCAAAGTATCCGTTGGCACTATGATCCATCGCGCCATCGCCGTGGACAAGCAGGATGATTGCATCATGACTTTTATGTACATGTGGCACGACCAGCCTGGCATCTAAGGTGTTTGTGTTTGCGCTGAATGCAACGTAGCGCTCTTCGACGTGTTCCTTGTTATTGTTATGGCATCCGCCAAGTAAGCAGCACAAAAAGGTAATAAAAACAGCAGTATTCCATCTGGGTATCATGATCTCTCCTTTTATAAACTGATACCAACGCATGCGATAATTTTGAGCATAT from the Pseudoalteromonas sp. R3 genome contains:
- a CDS encoding alpha/beta hydrolase is translated as MIPRWNTAVFITFLCCLLGGCHNNNKEHVEERYVAFSANTNTLDARLVVPHVHKSHDAIILLVHGDGAMDHSANGYFDPVINTLTRKRYATMSWSKPGIGESTGNWLAQTMPQRAEEVRSAIRYLRDNGYPDNPIGVVGFSQASWVLAELHSEPEIEFAALVGGAANWREQSKYTMWLRLIDEQKIHADDHSVWPEISELNEIEYQLIKSGYDTYQGSDLHLHPFMGTPLEDEARFNFVRTNIDSDVSLGFSQIHFPLLALFGDSDTRVDVDHSQQIFASTIGAPDKLTQKVISNASHSLLKTDLPVRAALYLTEDDFAPGALDALIAWLDAQAHQPAP